In Prochlorococcus marinus XMU1404, the following proteins share a genomic window:
- a CDS encoding DNA-processing protein DprA produces the protein MIDLTSNILTLLSLDGFGLVNSYKLLSSLESVRTDNIIEALNKRENFSISSAEWCAKKNKFLEMLNKSQDQNISAIPFTSNDFPKALKELNDFPLVIFIKGKSEALNFQNTLAIVGTRNPTKYTCDYAPEICNIFSSKSQSIISGLAIGCDTIAHKAAIKMSVPTVAVLPNGLDQIYPKENANLASEIIDSGGCLVSEYPIGINPHRYQFVARDRIQAGLSKAGLLLESSAKGGSMHCIRKLEKLRRKISYLSPQNESKYDEYWSGNKSLKSSGKFTEIFPLASAEAVITQINDLFINTPFKNYDQTTLF, from the coding sequence ATGATTGATTTAACTTCAAATATTTTAACTTTGCTCTCATTAGACGGCTTTGGATTAGTCAATTCTTATAAATTGCTCTCATCATTAGAGAGTGTCAGAACTGACAATATTATTGAGGCCCTTAATAAAAGGGAAAATTTCTCAATCAGTAGTGCTGAATGGTGCGCAAAAAAAAATAAATTTCTTGAAATGCTAAATAAATCACAAGACCAAAATATTTCAGCAATCCCTTTTACTTCAAATGATTTTCCAAAGGCTCTTAAAGAATTAAATGATTTTCCTTTAGTAATTTTTATCAAAGGTAAATCAGAGGCTTTAAATTTTCAAAATACATTAGCGATTGTTGGCACAAGAAATCCAACAAAATATACTTGTGATTATGCTCCTGAAATTTGCAATATTTTCTCTTCTAAATCTCAAAGCATAATAAGTGGTTTGGCAATTGGTTGCGATACAATTGCTCATAAGGCAGCTATCAAGATGAGTGTTCCAACTGTTGCAGTTCTCCCGAATGGTTTAGATCAAATATATCCGAAAGAAAATGCCAACTTAGCTTCTGAGATCATTGATTCTGGAGGGTGTCTTGTATCAGAATATCCCATAGGTATAAACCCTCATAGATATCAATTTGTGGCAAGAGATAGAATCCAGGCTGGGCTCTCGAAAGCTGGCTTGCTATTAGAAAGTTCAGCAAAAGGAGGGTCTATGCATTGTATAAGGAAGTTAGAAAAATTAAGAAGAAAAATTAGTTATTTAAGTCCTCAAAACGAATCAAAATATGATGAATATTGGTCAGGTAACAAATCACTAAAATCTTCAGGAAAGTTTACTGAGATATTTCCGCTTGCATCAGCGGAGGCAGTTATCACACAAATCAATGATTTATTTATCAATACTCCCTTTAAAAATTATGATCAGACCACACTTTTCTAA
- a CDS encoding thermonuclease family protein, which yields MFRKYLRRRFSKGTILLVSFLLFSVVSLIYLLNTKATLNMVKIKNCYDGDTCTTESGEKIRLACIDAPELQGKNADPLKAKASKEFINNLLSNKKVTIKRIDTDRYGRTIAEIFLEGTNIQKLMVKNGFAKIYRKYSFQCDWAT from the coding sequence ATGTTTAGAAAATATTTACGAAGAAGATTTTCAAAAGGTACCATTCTTCTGGTATCTTTTTTACTTTTTTCAGTAGTCTCATTAATTTATTTATTAAACACAAAAGCTACTTTGAATATGGTAAAAATAAAAAATTGCTATGACGGTGATACTTGCACAACTGAAAGTGGCGAGAAAATAAGGCTTGCCTGCATAGACGCTCCCGAACTTCAAGGCAAGAATGCAGACCCATTAAAAGCTAAAGCCTCTAAAGAATTTATAAATAATTTACTATCAAATAAAAAAGTCACAATTAAAAGAATTGATACTGACAGATATGGAAGAACAATTGCAGAAATATTTCTAGAAGGGACAAATATCCAAAAACTTATGGTTAAAAATGGATTTGCGAAAATTTATAGGAAATACTCTTTTCAATGTGATTGGGCGACTTAG
- a CDS encoding tetratricopeptide repeat protein has product MKKQLLIIAASLSLIPVGNLFAQQNQTFNKNTETVIAKNISHNNHNESLIESGDKKYSSKDYRGAITDYSKILLNNPNDYYALFQRALSKSYLNDHEGAIQDYTRAIQINPEKASAFYNRGLSKDKLKDFYGAISDYNKAIEIDDQHQKAFINRGYAKSDIGDHKGAIKDLTSAIEINPEDAYAYSARGYVKEKAGDYYAAISDYSKAIKIDPEDDYSFIGRAYSKGQIGDNNGAINDFSNAIEINSDDGFAFFGRAIYNNLEGNYNQACQDWIKASDLGYKNANKKANECSNAGNVKESINSLLSSQNY; this is encoded by the coding sequence ATGAAAAAACAACTTCTTATTATCGCTGCAAGTTTATCTTTAATTCCAGTCGGTAATTTATTCGCTCAACAGAATCAGACTTTTAACAAAAATACTGAAACTGTTATCGCTAAAAATATCAGCCACAACAACCATAATGAATCTCTTATAGAAAGTGGAGATAAAAAATATTCCTCAAAAGACTATAGAGGAGCAATCACTGATTATTCAAAAATTCTTTTAAATAATCCAAATGATTATTATGCACTTTTTCAAAGAGCTCTTTCAAAAAGTTATCTGAATGATCATGAAGGTGCGATTCAGGACTATACAAGAGCTATTCAAATAAACCCTGAAAAAGCTTCAGCTTTTTATAATCGTGGATTATCTAAAGATAAATTAAAAGATTTCTACGGTGCCATATCTGATTACAACAAAGCAATTGAAATTGATGATCAGCATCAGAAAGCATTTATAAATAGAGGCTATGCAAAGTCTGACATTGGTGACCATAAAGGAGCAATTAAAGATTTAACTTCTGCCATTGAGATTAATCCTGAAGATGCATATGCATATAGTGCTAGGGGCTATGTAAAAGAAAAAGCAGGAGATTATTATGCAGCTATATCAGATTATTCAAAAGCGATAAAAATTGATCCTGAAGATGATTATTCATTTATAGGAAGAGCATATTCAAAAGGTCAGATCGGAGACAATAATGGGGCAATAAATGATTTTTCAAACGCCATTGAAATTAATTCGGATGATGGATTTGCATTCTTTGGAAGAGCAATCTATAACAATCTCGAAGGAAATTATAATCAGGCTTGCCAGGACTGGATAAAGGCTTCTGATCTTGGATATAAGAATGCAAATAAAAAAGCTAATGAATGCAGTAATGCTGGAAATGTTAAAGAGAGCATAAATAGTCTTTTATCATCACAAAACTACTGA
- a CDS encoding phosphoribosyltransferase: MANSTLDLIPNDISWLKNSTKLIESKFIKYQSIQIYHPKNSSNFGDSDQRLLDFKDFYKFDNKKCFDAVLFYSECLRNIIPSNKKIYLCCVPSSKAYTKNTLAYLIGKLSAGTIIDGSELLVTIKNRPEKKKNYKFTNEELASTINVKGKYIPKDYQILLLDDVVTTGQSFDVCKKMIVEAGFNNQITCLALGYTARNWHPKTLADEVQVTNSSIEPINKSDYQRTPPKVTSGRFDDLKPNKLEIHKDDMSNKLKGKALLEKISGHSSSNIDEIVITCGYIKRKDNYGNAYPDFKKFNEALRTAKEKRYKYEEESEKTFEVKSKKLPKKVDDFKNYIKKKQIKENVKKKVKSFLSKIINFLIND, translated from the coding sequence ATGGCAAACTCAACTTTAGATTTGATCCCCAATGATATTTCTTGGTTGAAAAACTCAACTAAGTTAATTGAATCTAAATTTATAAAATATCAATCTATACAAATTTATCATCCTAAAAATTCTTCAAATTTTGGTGACTCAGATCAAAGACTTTTAGATTTCAAGGATTTTTACAAGTTTGATAATAAAAAATGTTTTGATGCAGTATTGTTTTATTCCGAATGTCTCAGAAATATTATTCCATCTAATAAGAAAATCTATCTATGTTGCGTTCCCTCTAGCAAAGCTTATACTAAAAATACTTTGGCTTATCTAATTGGAAAATTGTCAGCCGGTACAATAATTGATGGCTCTGAATTACTTGTAACAATAAAGAACAGACCTGAAAAGAAAAAAAATTATAAATTTACTAATGAAGAATTAGCTTCAACCATAAATGTTAAAGGGAAATACATTCCAAAAGATTATCAAATACTTCTTTTAGATGATGTTGTAACGACTGGCCAAAGCTTTGATGTCTGCAAAAAAATGATTGTTGAAGCAGGATTTAATAATCAAATAACATGTCTAGCTCTGGGTTATACCGCTAGGAATTGGCATCCAAAAACTTTGGCAGATGAAGTTCAAGTAACAAATTCTTCTATTGAACCTATTAATAAATCTGATTATCAAAGAACACCCCCTAAAGTAACAAGTGGCAGATTTGATGATCTAAAACCTAATAAATTAGAAATTCATAAAGATGATATGTCTAATAAGTTAAAAGGTAAGGCTTTGCTCGAAAAAATTAGCGGGCATTCAAGCTCGAATATTGATGAAATTGTTATCACATGTGGCTATATAAAAAGGAAAGATAATTATGGAAATGCATATCCAGACTTTAAAAAATTTAATGAAGCTTTAAGGACTGCAAAAGAAAAACGTTATAAATATGAAGAAGAAAGCGAAAAGACTTTCGAAGTGAAAAGTAAAAAATTACCTAAGAAAGTTGATGATTTTAAAAACTATATTAAGAAAAAGCAAATAAAGGAAAATGTTAAGAAGAAAGTCAAGTCATTTTTAAGCAAGATTATTAATTTTTTAATAAATGATTGA